In Fusobacterium canifelinum, a genomic segment contains:
- a CDS encoding dihydroorotate dehydrogenase electron transfer subunit, translated as MKMEDCTVEENVQIAKDTYKMKIKGNFVKECRTPGQFVNIRIGDGREHVLRRPISISEIDRGENLVTIIYRTVGEGTKFMANIKKGNEIDIMGPLGRGYDVLSLQKEQTALLVGGGIGIPPLYELAKQFNKRGIKTITILGFNSKDEVFYEDEFKKFGETYVSTVDGSVGTKGFVTDVIKTLQKENKLVFDKYYSCGPAPMLKALISTVGEDGYISLENRMACGIGACYACVCKKKKKDKNKDDYTRVCYDGPVYLASDVEIE; from the coding sequence ATGAAAATGGAAGATTGTACAGTTGAAGAAAATGTACAAATAGCAAAAGATACATATAAAATGAAAATCAAAGGGAATTTTGTTAAAGAATGTAGAACTCCTGGGCAATTTGTAAATATTAGAATAGGTGATGGGAGAGAACATGTGTTAAGAAGACCTATTTCAATTTCTGAAATTGATAGAGGAGAAAATTTAGTAACTATAATATATAGAACAGTTGGCGAAGGTACTAAATTTATGGCTAATATCAAAAAGGGAAATGAAATAGATATAATGGGACCTTTGGGTAGAGGTTATGATGTTCTTTCATTACAAAAAGAACAAACAGCACTTTTAGTTGGTGGAGGAATAGGCATTCCCCCTCTATACGAACTAGCTAAACAATTTAATAAAAGAGGAATAAAAACTATTACAATATTAGGATTTAATTCAAAAGATGAAGTTTTTTATGAAGATGAATTTAAAAAGTTTGGTGAAACTTATGTTTCAACAGTTGATGGAAGTGTAGGAACAAAAGGTTTTGTAACTGATGTTATAAAAACACTTCAAAAAGAAAATAAGCTAGTCTTTGATAAATATTATAGTTGTGGACCTGCTCCAATGTTAAAAGCTTTGATAAGTACAGTTGGGGAAGATGGCTATATTTCTCTTGAAAATAGAATGGCTTGTGGAATAGGTGCTTGTTATGCCTGTGTTTGTAAGAAAAAGAAAAAAGATAAGAATAAAGATGACTATACAAGAGTTTGCTATGATGGACCAGTTTATTTAGCTAGTGATGTTGAGATTGAATAA
- a CDS encoding dihydroorotate dehydrogenase, with the protein MSERLRVQIPGLDLKNPIMPASGCFAFGIEYAELYDISKLGAIMIKAATKEARFGNPTPRVAETSSGMLNAIGLQNPGVDKIISNQLKKLEKYDVPIIANVAGSDIEDYVYVADKISKSSNVKALELNISCPNVKHGGIQFGTDPNVARNLTEKVKVVSSVPVYVKLSPNVTDIVAMAKAVEAGGADGLTMINTLVGIVLDRKTGKPIIANTTGGLSGPAIKPVAIRMVYQVAQAVNIPIIGMGGVMDEWDVIDFISAGASAVAVGTANFTDPFVCPKIIDNLEKTLDELKINHILDLKGRSWK; encoded by the coding sequence ATGAGTGAGAGATTAAGAGTACAAATTCCAGGTTTGGATTTAAAAAATCCAATTATGCCAGCTTCTGGTTGCTTTGCCTTTGGAATAGAGTATGCAGAACTTTATGATATTTCAAAATTAGGTGCAATTATGATAAAAGCAGCAACAAAAGAAGCAAGGTTTGGAAACCCAACACCAAGAGTAGCAGAAACTTCGAGTGGAATGTTAAATGCAATAGGTTTACAAAACCCAGGAGTTGATAAAATAATTTCTAATCAATTAAAAAAATTAGAAAAATATGATGTTCCAATAATAGCAAATGTAGCAGGTAGTGACATAGAAGACTATGTATATGTGGCAGATAAAATTTCTAAATCTTCTAATGTTAAAGCCTTAGAACTTAATATATCTTGTCCTAATGTTAAGCATGGAGGAATACAATTTGGAACAGACCCAAATGTTGCAAGAAATTTGACTGAAAAAGTAAAAGTTGTTTCATCAGTACCTGTCTATGTAAAATTATCTCCTAATGTAACAGATATAGTTGCAATGGCAAAGGCAGTTGAAGCAGGTGGAGCAGATGGACTTACAATGATAAATACTTTGGTAGGTATAGTTCTTGATAGAAAAACTGGAAAACCAATAATAGCTAATACAACAGGAGGTTTATCAGGACCTGCTATAAAGCCAGTGGCAATTAGAATGGTGTATCAAGTTGCACAGGCAGTTAATATTCCAATAATTGGTATGGGTGGAGTTATGGATGAATGGGATGTAATAGATTTTATCTCAGCAGGAGCAAGTGCTGTTGCAGTAGGAACTGCTAACTTTACAGACCCTTTTGTTTGTCCTAAAATAATTGATAATTTAGAAAAAACTTTAGATGAGTTAAAAATTAATCATATCCTAGATTTGAAAGGAAGAAGTTGGAAATAA
- a CDS encoding dihydroorotase has product MLLKNCKILKNGKFEKVDILIKDDTIEKISENIDTVDENIIDIKNRFVTAGFIDAHVHWREPGFSKKETVYTASRAAARGGFTTVMTMPNLNPVPDSVETLNKQLELIKKDSIIRAIPYGAITKEEYGRELSDMEAIANDIFAFTDDGRGIQSANVMYEAMLMGAKLNKAIVAHCEDNSLIRGGAMHEGKKSTELGIKGIPSICESTQIARDILLAEAANCHYHVCHISAKESVRAVREGKKNNIKVTCEVTPHHLLSCDEDIKEDNGMWKMNPPLRAREDRDALIVGILDGTIDIIATDHAPHTMEEKIRGIEKSSFGIVGSETAFAQLYTKFVKTNIFSLELLIKLMSENVAKIFNLPYGKLEENSFADIVVIDLEKEVTINPDNFLSKGKNTPYANEKVNGIPVLTISNGKIAYVDKEEINL; this is encoded by the coding sequence ATGTTATTAAAAAATTGTAAAATTTTAAAGAATGGTAAATTTGAAAAAGTAGATATTTTAATAAAAGATGACACAATAGAAAAAATTTCAGAAAATATAGATACTGTTGATGAAAATATAATAGATATAAAAAATAGATTTGTAACAGCAGGTTTTATAGATGCTCATGTTCATTGGAGAGAACCAGGATTTTCAAAAAAAGAAACAGTTTACACAGCTTCAAGAGCAGCAGCAAGAGGAGGATTTACAACAGTTATGACTATGCCTAACTTAAATCCTGTTCCTGATAGTGTTGAAACTTTAAATAAGCAATTAGAACTTATAAAAAAAGATTCTATTATAAGAGCCATACCTTATGGAGCAATAACAAAAGAAGAATATGGTAGAGAGCTTTCAGATATGGAAGCCATAGCTAATGATATATTTGCTTTTACTGATGATGGTAGAGGAATTCAAAGTGCTAATGTTATGTATGAAGCAATGCTAATGGGAGCCAAGTTGAATAAGGCTATTGTTGCACACTGTGAAGATAATTCTCTTATAAGAGGTGGTGCAATGCATGAGGGAAAAAAGAGTACAGAGCTTGGAATAAAAGGGATTCCTTCTATTTGTGAATCAACTCAAATAGCAAGAGATATACTTTTGGCAGAAGCGGCAAATTGTCATTATCATGTATGTCATATATCTGCTAAGGAATCAGTTAGAGCAGTGAGAGAGGGAAAGAAAAATAATATAAAAGTGACTTGTGAAGTAACACCACATCATTTATTGAGCTGTGATGAAGATATAAAAGAAGATAATGGAATGTGGAAGATGAATCCTCCTTTAAGAGCAAGAGAAGATAGAGATGCCTTAATAGTTGGAATTTTAGATGGAACAATAGATATTATTGCAACTGATCATGCACCACATACAATGGAAGAAAAAATAAGAGGTATAGAAAAATCTTCATTTGGTATAGTTGGTTCAGAAACAGCTTTTGCACAACTTTATACAAAATTTGTTAAAACAAATATATTCTCTTTGGAGTTATTAATTAAGTTAATGTCAGAAAATGTCGCTAAAATATTCAATTTACCTTATGGAAAATTAGAAGAAAATTCTTTTGCAGATATAGTTGTGATAGATTTAGAAAAAGAAGTAACAATTAATCCAGATAATTTTTTAAGCAAAGGAAAGAATACACCTTATGCCAATGAAAAAGTAAATGGAATACCTGTTTTAACTATAAGTAATGGAAAAATTGCTTATGTAGATAAAGAAGAAATTAATTTATAA
- the carA gene encoding glutamine-hydrolyzing carbamoyl-phosphate synthase small subunit, producing the protein MYNRQLILEDGTVYKGYAFGADVENVGEVVFNTSMTGYQEILSDPSYNGQIVTLTYPLIGNYGINRDDFESMKPCIKGMIVKEVCTTPSNFRSEKTLDEALKEFGIPGIYGIDTRALTRKLRSKGVVKGCLVSIDKNIDEVVAELKKTNLPTNQIEQVSTKSISPALGRGRRVVLVDLGMKIGIVRELVSRGCDVIVVPHNITAEEVLRLEPDGVMLTNGPGDPEDAKESIEMIKGIIDKVTIFGICMGHQLVSLACGAKTYKLKFGHRGGNHPVKNILTGRVDITSQNHGYAVDIDSLKDTDLELTHVAINDKSCEGVRHKKYPVFTVQFHPEAAAGPHDTSYLFDEFIKNIDENMK; encoded by the coding sequence ATGTACAACAGACAACTAATTTTAGAAGATGGAACTGTCTATAAAGGTTATGCCTTTGGAGCTGATGTTGAAAATGTAGGAGAAGTGGTTTTTAATACCTCAATGACAGGTTATCAAGAAATTTTATCAGACCCTTCATATAATGGACAAATAGTTACATTGACTTATCCACTTATTGGAAACTATGGAATTAATCGTGATGATTTTGAATCAATGAAACCTTGTATAAAAGGAATGATAGTTAAAGAGGTATGTACAACACCTTCAAATTTTAGAAGTGAAAAAACTCTTGATGAAGCCTTAAAAGAATTTGGAATACCAGGAATTTATGGAATAGATACAAGAGCATTGACAAGAAAACTTCGTTCAAAAGGAGTTGTAAAAGGTTGTCTTGTTTCAATAGACAAAAATATTGATGAGGTTGTAGCAGAATTAAAGAAAACTAATTTGCCTACTAACCAAATTGAACAAGTGTCAACAAAATCAATATCCCCTGCTTTAGGAAGAGGAAGAAGAGTAGTATTAGTTGACTTAGGAATGAAAATTGGAATAGTGAGAGAGTTAGTTTCAAGAGGTTGTGACGTAATAGTAGTTCCTCATAATATAACAGCAGAGGAAGTTTTAAGATTAGAGCCAGATGGAGTAATGCTTACAAATGGACCAGGTGACCCAGAAGATGCAAAAGAAAGCATTGAAATGATAAAAGGAATTATTGATAAGGTAACTATTTTTGGAATTTGTATGGGACATCAATTAGTTTCTCTTGCTTGTGGAGCAAAAACATACAAGTTAAAATTTGGGCATAGAGGAGGAAATCACCCTGTTAAAAATATCTTAACTGGTAGAGTTGATATAACATCTCAAAATCATGGTTATGCTGTTGATATAGATTCATTAAAAGATACAGATTTAGAACTCACACATGTGGCAATAAATGATAAAAGTTGTGAAGGAGTAAGACATAAAAAATATCCTGTGTTCACTGTACAATTCCATCCAGAAGCAGCAGCTGGACCACATGATACAAGCTATTTATTTGATGAATTTATAAAGAATATAGATGAAAATATGAAATAA
- the pyrR gene encoding bifunctional pyr operon transcriptional regulator/uracil phosphoribosyltransferase PyrR, whose product MKTLLDENGIQRSITRISYEIIERNKAVDNIVLVGIKSRGDILAERIKQKLLELENIDVPLETIDITYYRDDIDRKNFDLDIKETEFKTNLTGKVVVIVDDVLYTGRTIRAGLDAILSKSRPAKIQLACLIDRGHRELPIRADFIGKNIPTSHSENIEVYLKELDGREEVVIL is encoded by the coding sequence ATGAAAACATTATTAGATGAAAATGGCATACAAAGATCTATAACAAGGATATCTTATGAAATTATTGAAAGAAATAAAGCAGTAGATAATATTGTTTTAGTTGGAATAAAAAGCAGAGGAGATATCTTAGCAGAAAGGATTAAACAAAAATTATTGGAACTTGAAAATATTGATGTTCCATTAGAAACTATTGATATTACCTATTATAGAGATGATATTGACAGAAAAAATTTTGATTTAGATATAAAAGAAACAGAATTTAAGACTAATTTAACAGGAAAAGTTGTAGTTATAGTTGATGATGTGCTATATACAGGAAGAACTATAAGGGCAGGACTTGATGCAATTCTTAGCAAATCAAGACCGGCAAAAATTCAGCTTGCTTGTTTGATTGATAGAGGACACCGTGAGTTACCAATAAGGGCAGATTTTATAGGAAAAAATATTCCAACATCTCATTCTGAAAATATAGAGGTATATTTAAAAGAATTAGATGGAAGAGAAGAAGTTGTAATATTGTAA
- the carB gene encoding carbamoyl-phosphate synthase large subunit: MPKRKDIKTILVIGSGPIIIGQAAEFDYAGTQACLSLREEGYKVILVNSNPATIMTDKEIADKVYIEPLTIEFLSKIIRKEKPDALLPTLGGQVALNLAVALYESRILDECGVEILGTKLTSIKQAEDRELFRNLMNELNEPVPDSIIVHTLEEAETFIKEIGYPVIVRPAFTMGGTGGGICYNDEDLKEIVANGLNYSPVHQCLLEKSIAGYKEIEYEVMRDSNDTAIVVCNMENIDPVGIHTGDSIVVAPSQTLTDREHHMLRDVSLKIIRALKIEGGCNVQIALDPNSFKYYIIEVNPRVSRSSALASKATGYPIAKIAAKIAVGMTLDEIINPVTNSSYACFEPSIDYVVTKIPRFPFDKFGDGDRYLGTQMKATGEVMAIGRTLEESLLKAIRSLEYGVHHLGLPNGEEFSLEKIIKRIKLAGDERLFFIGEALRRNVSIQEIHDYTKIDLFFLNKMKNIIDLEHLLKDNKRNIELLRKVKTFGFSDRVIAHRWEMTETEITELRHKHNIRPVYKMVDTCAAEFDSNTPYFYSTYEFENESTRSDKEKIVVLGSGPIRIGQGIEFDYATVHAIMAIKKLGYEAIVINNNPETVSTDFSISDKLYFEPLTQEDVMEILDLEKPLGVVVQFGGQTAINLADKLVKNGIQILGSSLDSIDTAEDRDRFEKLLLDLNIPQPLGKTAFDVETALKNANEIGYPVLVRPSYVLGGRAMEIVYNDEDLKKYMEKAVHINPEHPVLIDRYLIGKEIEVDAISDGENTFIPGIMEHIERAGVHSGDSISIYPPQSLSQKEIETLIDYTKKLAKGLEVKGLINIQYVVSKGEIYVLEVNPRASRTVPFLSKVTGVPVANIAMQCILGKKLRDLGFTKDIADIGNFVSVKVPVFSFQKLKNVDTTLGPEMKSTGEVIGTDVNLQKALYKGLTAAGIKIKDYGRVLFTIDDKNKETALELAKGFSDVGFSILTTEGTGEYFEEHGLKVKKVGKIDNSEYSVLDAIQNGDVDIVINTTTKGKSSEKDGFKIRRKATEHGVICFTSLDTANALLRVIESMSFRVQSL; the protein is encoded by the coding sequence ATGCCAAAAAGAAAAGATATAAAAACTATACTTGTAATAGGTTCTGGACCAATAATAATAGGACAAGCTGCTGAATTTGATTATGCAGGAACACAAGCTTGTTTATCTTTAAGAGAGGAAGGATATAAAGTAATACTTGTAAATTCAAATCCTGCAACAATAATGACAGATAAAGAAATTGCAGACAAAGTATATATAGAACCTTTAACTATTGAATTTTTATCAAAAATTATAAGAAAAGAAAAACCAGATGCACTTTTGCCAACATTAGGGGGGCAAGTTGCTTTAAATTTAGCAGTTGCCTTATATGAAAGCAGAATTTTAGATGAATGTGGAGTTGAAATTTTAGGAACAAAATTAACTTCAATAAAACAAGCAGAAGATAGAGAATTATTTAGAAATTTGATGAATGAATTAAATGAACCTGTACCTGATTCTATAATAGTTCACACATTGGAAGAAGCAGAAACTTTTATAAAGGAAATAGGTTATCCTGTTATAGTAAGACCAGCATTTACAATGGGAGGAACAGGAGGAGGAATTTGCTATAATGATGAAGATTTAAAAGAGATTGTAGCAAATGGATTAAATTATTCGCCAGTTCATCAATGTTTACTTGAAAAATCAATAGCAGGTTACAAAGAAATAGAATATGAAGTTATGAGAGATAGCAATGACACTGCAATAGTTGTCTGCAATATGGAAAACATTGACCCTGTTGGAATACATACAGGGGACTCAATAGTTGTTGCACCTTCTCAAACATTAACAGATAGAGAACATCATATGTTAAGAGATGTATCTTTAAAAATTATAAGAGCATTAAAAATAGAAGGTGGTTGTAATGTTCAAATAGCACTTGATCCTAATTCTTTTAAATACTATATAATTGAGGTAAACCCAAGAGTTTCTCGTTCATCTGCTCTTGCTTCAAAAGCAACAGGTTATCCAATAGCAAAGATAGCAGCAAAGATAGCAGTTGGAATGACATTAGATGAAATTATAAACCCTGTTACTAACTCATCTTATGCTTGTTTTGAACCATCAATAGACTATGTTGTAACAAAAATTCCAAGATTCCCATTTGATAAATTTGGGGATGGAGATAGATACTTAGGAACTCAAATGAAAGCAACTGGTGAAGTTATGGCAATAGGCAGAACTTTGGAAGAGTCTTTACTTAAAGCTATAAGGTCATTAGAATATGGAGTACATCATTTAGGTTTACCTAATGGAGAAGAATTTTCATTAGAAAAGATAATTAAAAGAATAAAATTAGCAGGAGATGAAAGACTATTCTTTATAGGTGAGGCACTGAGAAGAAATGTAAGCATACAAGAAATTCATGATTATACAAAGATAGATTTGTTTTTCTTAAATAAAATGAAAAATATAATTGATTTAGAACATTTATTAAAAGATAATAAAAGAAATATTGAACTTTTAAGAAAGGTTAAAACTTTTGGTTTTTCTGATAGAGTTATTGCACATAGATGGGAAATGACAGAAACAGAAATAACAGAACTAAGGCATAAACATAATATAAGACCTGTATATAAAATGGTTGATACTTGTGCTGCTGAATTTGATTCTAATACCCCATATTTTTATTCAACTTATGAATTTGAAAATGAATCAACAAGAAGTGATAAAGAAAAAATAGTTGTTCTTGGTTCAGGACCTATAAGAATAGGGCAAGGGATTGAGTTTGACTATGCAACAGTACATGCTATTATGGCAATTAAAAAATTAGGCTATGAAGCTATTGTTATAAATAATAACCCTGAAACTGTATCAACAGATTTCTCAATTTCTGATAAACTATATTTTGAACCTTTAACACAAGAAGATGTTATGGAAATTTTAGACTTAGAAAAACCACTTGGAGTTGTTGTACAATTTGGAGGACAAACTGCAATCAACTTAGCAGATAAATTAGTTAAAAATGGAATACAAATTTTAGGAAGTTCACTTGATTCAATAGATACAGCAGAAGATAGAGATAGATTTGAAAAATTATTATTAGATTTGAATATACCTCAACCATTAGGAAAGACAGCTTTTGATGTTGAAACTGCTTTAAAGAATGCAAATGAAATAGGCTATCCTGTGTTAGTTAGACCGTCTTATGTATTAGGTGGTAGAGCTATGGAAATAGTATATAATGATGAAGATTTAAAGAAATACATGGAAAAAGCAGTACATATAAATCCTGAACACCCAGTACTAATTGATAGATATTTAATTGGAAAAGAAATAGAAGTTGATGCTATATCTGATGGAGAAAACACTTTTATACCAGGAATAATGGAACATATTGAAAGAGCAGGAGTACATAGTGGAGATTCTATTTCAATATATCCTCCACAAAGTTTATCTCAAAAAGAGATAGAAACTTTGATTGATTATACAAAGAAATTAGCAAAAGGGTTGGAAGTTAAAGGACTTATAAATATTCAATATGTTGTGAGCAAGGGAGAAATTTATGTACTTGAAGTAAATCCAAGAGCTTCAAGAACAGTACCATTTTTAAGTAAGGTTACAGGAGTACCTGTTGCAAATATAGCTATGCAATGTATCTTAGGTAAAAAATTAAGAGATTTAGGATTTACAAAAGATATTGCAGATATAGGGAATTTTGTTTCTGTAAAAGTCCCTGTATTCAGTTTTCAAAAATTAAAGAATGTTGATACAACATTAGGACCTGAAATGAAATCAACAGGAGAAGTTATAGGGACAGATGTAAACTTACAAAAAGCACTATATAAAGGGCTTACTGCTGCTGGGATAAAAATTAAAGACTATGGTAGAGTTTTATTTACAATAGATGACAAAAATAAAGAAACAGCTTTAGAGCTTGCAAAAGGCTTTTCTGATGTAGGTTTCTCAATTTTGACAACAGAAGGAACAGGGGAATATTTTGAAGAACATGGATTAAAAGTAAAAAAGGTTGGAAAAATAGATAATTCAGAATATAGTGTTTTAGATGCAATACAAAATGGAGATGTGGATATAGTTATAAATACTACAACAAAAGGTAAATCAAGTGAAAAAGATGGTTTTAAAATCAGAAGAAAAGCTACTGAACATGGAGTAATCTGTTTCACTTCACTAGATACTGCAAATGCACTATTAAGAGTAATTGAATCAATGTCTTTTAGAGTGCAAAGTTTATAA
- a CDS encoding aspartate carbamoyltransferase catalytic subunit — MKNLLSMEDLTNEEILSLVKRALELKKGADNKKRNDLFVANLFFENSTRTKKSFEVAEKKLNLNVIDFEVSTSSVQKGETLYDTCKTLEMIGINILVIRHSENEYYKQLENLKIPIINGGDGSGEHPSQCLLDIMTIYENYGKFDGLNIIIAGDIKNSRVARSNKKALTRLGAKVSFVAPEIWKDESLGEFVNFDDVIDKVDICMLLRVQHERHTDSKEKTEFSKENYHKNYGLTEERYKRLKEGAIIMHPAPVNRDVEIADSLVESEKSRIFEQMRNGMFMRQAILEYIIKKNNL; from the coding sequence ATGAAAAATTTGTTATCTATGGAAGATTTAACAAATGAAGAAATACTATCTTTGGTTAAAAGAGCTTTGGAGTTAAAAAAAGGAGCAGACAATAAAAAAAGAAATGATTTATTTGTAGCAAACTTATTTTTTGAAAATTCTACTCGTACAAAAAAGAGTTTTGAAGTTGCAGAAAAGAAATTAAATCTTAATGTAATTGATTTTGAAGTGTCAACTTCTTCTGTTCAAAAAGGAGAAACACTTTATGATACTTGTAAAACCTTAGAGATGATAGGAATTAATATCTTAGTCATTAGACATTCAGAAAATGAATACTATAAGCAACTTGAAAATTTAAAAATCCCTATAATAAATGGTGGAGATGGAAGTGGAGAACATCCTTCACAATGCCTTTTAGATATTATGACTATATATGAAAATTATGGTAAATTTGATGGTTTAAATATAATAATTGCTGGAGATATAAAAAATTCAAGAGTGGCAAGAAGTAACAAAAAAGCACTTACAAGATTAGGAGCAAAAGTTAGTTTTGTAGCACCTGAAATTTGGAAAGATGAAAGTCTAGGAGAATTCGTAAATTTTGATGATGTAATAGATAAAGTAGATATTTGTATGCTTTTAAGAGTTCAACATGAAAGACATACAGATAGTAAAGAAAAAACAGAATTCTCAAAAGAAAATTATCATAAAAACTATGGATTGACAGAAGAAAGATATAAAAGATTAAAAGAGGGAGCAATTATAATGCACCCAGCACCTGTAAACAGAGATGTTGAAATAGCAGATAGCTTAGTTGAAAGTGAAAAATCTCGTATATTTGAACAAATGAGAAATGGAATGTTTATGAGGCAAGCAATACTTGAATATATAATTAAAAAGAATAATTTGTAA